In the Silurus meridionalis isolate SWU-2019-XX chromosome 6, ASM1480568v1, whole genome shotgun sequence genome, one interval contains:
- the si:ch211-107p11.3 gene encoding GT1 domain-containing protein isoform X1 → MRQDGGFIRVHRSRYPDLIIGINPPRFSQIHRAAPEHTMSRERAAFFSPFEQKIILETFEQYKAVITAKCNTSAAAKSRVTAWQKIAERLNAANPNNVKRTWQQVKIKYKNIVQCANRKRKQKFGEGVATPGFSPAGEVALWRIRGRPVVDAAILGLSSERIGISIGKTIATESEGSGGVIQTVPAVASCAEEPAEHSDSEHDEKNIVVCSHQEQGTEALICQEDPGTSGPSGPGDDERDEDVTALYKRYLRQEIAYRHLKMKKLEKEIQLLDKQLDVG, encoded by the exons ATGCGCCAAGACGGCGGCTTTATTCGGGTTCACCGCAGCCGTTATCCGGATCTTATTATCGGGATAAATCCACCGCGCTTCAGCCAAATCCACCGCGCGGCTCCAGAACACACCATGTCCCGGGAAAGAGCGGCTTTCTTCAGCCCGTTCGAGCAGAAGATCATCCTGGAGACTTTTGAGCAGTACAAAGCCGTCATTACGGCCAAGTGTAACACCTCTGCTGCCGCCAAATCCCGCGTGACCGCCTGGCAGAAGATCGCTGAGCGCTTAAACGC CGCCAACCCCAACAACGTCAAGCGCACCTGGCAGCAGGTCAAAATTAAATACAAGAACATCGTCCAGTGTG CGAACAGGAAACGCAAGCAGAAGTTTGGTGAAGGAGTTGCCACGCCCGGCTTTTCACCTGCCGGAGAGGTGGCGCTCTGGCGGATCAGAGGGCGGCCGGTGGTAGACGCTGCCATCCTGGGCCTCTCCTCCGAGCGCATTGGGATTAGCATCGGGAAGACCATAGCTACAG AGTCAGAAGGTTCAGGAGGTGTTATACAAACAGTTCCAGCTGTTGCCAGTTGTGCAGAGGAGCCTGCTGAG CACTCGGATTCAGAGCACGATGAGAAGAACATTGTGGTGTGTTCTCATCAGGAACAG GGAACTGAAGCGCTCATCTGCCAGGAAGACCCTGGAACTTCTGGACCCTCGGGTCCTGGCGACGATGAG AGAGACGAGGACGTGACGGCGCTGTACAAACGTTACCTCAGACAGGAGATCGCTTACCGCCATCTGAAGATGAAGAAGCTGGAGAAGGAGATCCAGCTGCTTGATAAACAGCTGGATGTAGGTTAG
- the si:ch211-107p11.3 gene encoding GT1 domain-containing protein isoform X2, which translates to MRQDGGFIRVHRSRYPDLIIGINPPRFSQIHRAAPEHTMSRERAAFFSPFEQKIILETFEQYKAVITAKCNTSAAAKSRVTAWQKIAERLNAANPNNVKRTWQQVKIKYKNIVQCANRKRKQKFGEGVATPGFSPAGEVALWRIRGRPVVDAAILGLSSERIGISIGKTIATESEGSGGVIQTVPAVASCAEEPAEHSDSEHDEKNIVVCSHQEQGTEALICQEDPGTSGPSGPGDDERDEDVTALYKRYLRQEIAYRHLKMKKLEKEIQLLDKQLDVG; encoded by the exons ATGCGCCAAGACGGCGGCTTTATTCGGGTTCACCGCAGCCGTTATCCGGATCTTATTATCGGGATAAATCCACCGCGCTTCAGCCAAATCCACCGCGCGGCTCCAGAACACACCATGTCCCGGGAAAGAGCGGCTTTCTTCAGCCCGTTCGAGCAGAAGATCATCCTGGAGACTTTTGAGCAGTACAAAGCCGTCATTACGGCCAAGTGTAACACCTCTGCTGCCGCCAAATCCCGCGTGACCGCCTGGCAGAAGATCGCTGAGCGCTTAAACGC CGCCAACCCCAACAACGTCAAGCGCACCTGGCAGCAGGTCAAAATTAAATACAAGAACATCGTCCAGTGTG CGAACAGGAAACGCAAGCAGAAGTTTGGTGAAGGAGTTGCCACGCCCGGCTTTTCACCTGCCGGAGAGGTGGCGCTCTGGCGGATCAGAGGGCGGCCGGTGGTAGACGCTGCCATCCTGGGCCTCTCCTCCGAGCGCATTGGGATTAGCATCGGGAAGACCATAGCTA CAGAGTCAGAAGGTTCAGGAGGTGTTATACAAACAGTTCCAGCTGTTGCCAGTTGTGCAGAGGAGCCTGCTGAG CACTCGGATTCAGAGCACGATGAGAAGAACATTGTGGTGTGTTCTCATCAGGAACAG GGAACTGAAGCGCTCATCTGCCAGGAAGACCCTGGAACTTCTGGACCCTCGGGTCCTGGCGACGATGAG AGAGACGAGGACGTGACGGCGCTGTACAAACGTTACCTCAGACAGGAGATCGCTTACCGCCATCTGAAGATGAAGAAGCTGGAGAAGGAGATCCAGCTGCTTGATAAACAGCTGGATGTAGGTTAG